In one window of Tenacibaculum mesophilum DNA:
- a CDS encoding AAA family ATPase: MDIDVRAINEKIERESAFVDLLTTEMNKVIVGQKYMIERLLIGLLGNGHILLEGVPGLAKTLAINTLSKAVDGSFSRVQFTPDLLPADVVGTMIYNVKENDFSIKKGPIFANFVLADEINRAPAKVQSALLEAMQERQITIGDETFKLDEPFLVMATQNPVEQEGTYPLPEAQVDRFMLKTVIDYPKLQDEQLIMRQNLNGGFQKVNPVISIEQIIKARNVVNEVYMDEKIEKYILDIIFATRYPEKYNLEKLKPLISFGSSPRGSIALAKAAKCYAFIKRRGYVIPEDVRAVVNDVLRHRIGITYEAEAENITSIDIINSIINEVQVP, from the coding sequence ATGGATATAGACGTAAGAGCCATCAATGAAAAAATAGAAAGAGAAAGTGCTTTTGTAGACTTGTTAACTACAGAAATGAACAAAGTAATTGTAGGTCAGAAATACATGATTGAACGATTACTCATCGGTCTTTTAGGAAATGGACATATTTTATTAGAAGGTGTACCTGGTTTAGCAAAAACCTTAGCTATTAACACACTTTCTAAAGCTGTTGACGGAAGTTTTAGTCGCGTTCAATTTACTCCAGATTTATTACCTGCCGATGTAGTAGGTACTATGATATACAATGTAAAAGAAAACGATTTTTCTATTAAAAAAGGACCAATTTTCGCCAATTTTGTACTAGCCGATGAGATTAACCGTGCTCCTGCTAAAGTACAGTCTGCCTTACTAGAAGCTATGCAAGAGCGTCAAATTACCATTGGAGATGAAACTTTTAAATTGGATGAACCATTCTTGGTAATGGCTACTCAAAACCCGGTAGAACAAGAAGGAACATACCCACTTCCTGAGGCACAAGTAGACCGTTTTATGCTAAAAACTGTAATTGATTATCCAAAATTACAAGACGAGCAACTTATTATGCGTCAAAACTTAAACGGTGGCTTTCAAAAAGTAAATCCTGTAATTTCAATAGAACAAATCATTAAAGCTCGTAATGTAGTTAACGAAGTTTATATGGATGAAAAAATAGAAAAATATATCTTGGATATTATTTTCGCAACTCGTTACCCTGAAAAATATAATTTAGAAAAATTAAAACCTCTTATTAGCTTTGGATCTTCTCCACGTGGTAGTATTGCATTGGCTAAAGCTGCAAAATGCTACGCCTTTATTAAACGAAGAGGATATGTGATTCCTGAAGATGTTCGAGCAGTCGTAAACGATGTGTTACGTCATAGAATTGGTATTACTTACGAAGCTGAAGCTGAAAATATTACTTCAATAGATATTATTAACTCTATTATTAACGAAGTACAAGTGCCTTAA
- a CDS encoding DUF58 domain-containing protein, whose protein sequence is MDTKELLKKVRKIEIKTRRLSNHIFGGEYHSTFKGRGMTFSEVRQYQYGDDIRAIDWNVTARYNEPYVKVFEEERELTMMLVVDISGSEFFGTSEQFKKDTVTEIAATLAFSAIQNNDKVGLILFSDQVELYIPPKKGKSHVLRIIRELIEFQPKSRQTNISEALKFLSNIMKKKAIVFMLSDFMDDNYERTLKIVGNKHDVTGIRVYDKHDEEIPNLGMVPMIDAETGKTQLVNTSSKSVRTHYKTNALRLSNYFETTFTKSGAGTINTRVDESYVRKLLGYFKRKG, encoded by the coding sequence ATGGATACAAAAGAGTTACTAAAAAAAGTTCGAAAAATAGAAATAAAGACACGTAGGTTGTCTAATCATATTTTTGGAGGAGAATACCACTCTACCTTTAAAGGTAGAGGTATGACTTTCTCTGAAGTACGTCAATATCAATACGGAGATGATATTAGAGCAATTGACTGGAATGTAACTGCTCGCTATAACGAACCCTATGTAAAAGTTTTTGAGGAAGAGCGTGAGCTTACCATGATGTTGGTAGTCGATATTTCTGGCTCTGAATTTTTTGGTACTTCTGAACAATTTAAAAAAGATACCGTAACAGAAATTGCCGCAACACTAGCCTTTTCTGCAATTCAAAACAACGATAAAGTTGGTTTAATCCTGTTCTCTGATCAAGTTGAACTATACATTCCTCCTAAAAAAGGAAAAAGTCACGTATTACGAATTATTCGTGAGCTTATTGAATTTCAACCAAAAAGTAGACAAACCAATATTAGTGAAGCTCTCAAATTTTTATCCAACATCATGAAAAAGAAAGCAATTGTTTTTATGCTTTCTGACTTTATGGATGATAATTACGAGCGTACACTAAAAATTGTTGGTAATAAACATGATGTTACTGGTATTCGTGTATATGACAAACATGATGAAGAAATTCCTAATTTAGGAATGGTTCCTATGATAGATGCTGAAACAGGAAAAACACAGCTAGTTAACACTAGTTCTAAATCTGTTAGAACTCATTACAAGACAAATGCTTTACGTTTGTCTAATTATTTTGAAACCACTTTTACCAAGAGTGGTGCAGGAACTATCAACACTAGAGTTGACGAAAGTTATGTACGAAAGCTATTAGGTTATTTTAAACGAAAAGGATAA
- a CDS encoding vWA domain-containing protein, which translates to MKWNNFEFHSPEFLWLLVLIPLLAFWSFYTRKKDGAQLRMPSTKGFKIQGSILPKLKPILPFLRLLALTCLIVALARPRNVAVSKKTKTNRGIDIVMAVDVSASMLAKDLKPNRLEALKRVATDFINRRPNDRIGIVVYAGESFTQTPITSDKSIVKRTISEIKWGQLEGGTAIGMGLGSAVNRLKDSKAKSKVIILLTDGVNNAGFVDPKTATDLAKGNGIKVYTIGIGTNGMAPFPWAKDPRTGKISFKNQPVEIDEDLLKHIASETSGKYFRATNNTKLKEIYDEIDKLEKTKIEEFKYYNYSEKYRFLVFLAGIFLLLEFTLKNTLFKSFI; encoded by the coding sequence ATGAAGTGGAATAATTTCGAGTTTCATAGTCCCGAGTTTTTATGGTTGCTAGTATTAATTCCTCTGTTAGCTTTTTGGAGTTTTTATACTCGAAAAAAAGATGGTGCTCAACTTAGAATGCCAAGTACTAAAGGTTTTAAAATACAAGGTTCTATTTTACCCAAACTCAAACCCATACTACCGTTCTTAAGACTACTGGCATTAACCTGCTTAATAGTTGCTTTAGCACGCCCTAGAAATGTAGCTGTTAGTAAGAAAACAAAAACAAATAGAGGTATTGATATCGTAATGGCTGTTGATGTTTCGGCTAGTATGCTAGCAAAAGACCTTAAACCAAACCGATTAGAAGCCTTAAAAAGAGTAGCTACCGATTTTATAAACCGACGCCCTAATGATCGTATTGGTATCGTAGTATATGCAGGAGAAAGTTTTACACAAACTCCAATTACCAGTGATAAATCTATTGTAAAAAGAACCATTTCAGAAATTAAATGGGGACAGTTAGAGGGTGGAACTGCTATTGGAATGGGCCTAGGTTCTGCTGTTAATAGACTAAAAGATAGTAAAGCCAAAAGTAAAGTTATTATCTTATTGACAGACGGTGTAAACAATGCTGGTTTTGTTGATCCTAAAACAGCTACTGATTTAGCAAAAGGAAACGGAATTAAGGTTTATACTATCGGAATTGGAACTAACGGGATGGCTCCTTTTCCATGGGCTAAAGACCCAAGAACAGGAAAAATTTCATTTAAAAATCAACCTGTTGAAATTGACGAAGATTTGCTAAAGCACATTGCCAGCGAAACTAGTGGTAAATATTTTAGAGCAACTAATAACACTAAGTTAAAAGAAATTTATGACGAGATTGACAAGTTAGAAAAAACTAAAATCGAAGAGTTCAAGTATTATAATTACTCTGAAAAATATCGTTTTTTAGTTTTCTTAGCAGGGATATTTTTACTTTTAGAATTCACCCTAAAAAACACGTTATTTAAAAGTTTTATTTAA